DNA from Phragmites australis chromosome 16, lpPhrAust1.1, whole genome shotgun sequence:
CGTGTCGCCTAAGGAGGAGGCTCGGAAATGCCGCCTTTTTTTCTTGTGTTTTCTTCGGACGAGGATCTCCGTTGCGGTGCAGGTGCAGCCGTAGGGACCGACATCTGCAGCTGGGAGGCCGCTGTGAACGAGATTTGTATTAGAGTATGAACTGTGGTTGATAAGAAGAGGGTTTACTAATCCCATGATGTTTCCTGTTGGCATATACTATATAACAGAAGTGTATAAGAAAAGGGATTATGATGAAAGTGGTTACCGGGGCATAGGTTTCAAATCTAGtggagcaaaaaaaaagaaaaagaagaagaagatgaggtaATGATATCTTTGCACCATTTGATCGCCGAGCAAGGAAGCAAATAGAAGCTTTCTTTGGGCTATGACAGTGCCTGGGCCGTGCTCGCATGGCTCTAGATGAGCTGACATTAGGCTGTTTGGGCAGGAAAGAATACGCCTGTTTTGTTCGTATTGCCAGGAAATTGAGTTACATCCTAGCCCATCTGAACTTCTCAAGGAAGCGAACTCTGAACGCTCCGAACGGTTCTCAGATGCAAAGAAGAACAAAACAGGAAACTTTCTTGTTCAGAACTACGGGTTCTGAGGAAGGAATTCTGGAGAAACCAAACTGATTCCTAATCCCCGGCAACGTTCATGTTGATTTGTTGCGTTCCAATCGGGTCTCACTGACATGCACAAGACTTGCAAATGGATGTAAGAAGGTTGGCACTTAAATACATTCGTGTTCATGAACCGAGAATGGATCTGGCCGGTGGCCGGTTGCTCCATATTGCAGAAATCACACAAGTCGCTGCACTGCAAGTCATGCCTATTGGCGGCCTCATCTTCTGTGTTTGCTTCGGCCATCAGTTTTTCCGTTTCAACTCTCATCCAGCTTTCCTTCAAATTCAGTCTTCACAGAAACTCTCAACACATGGATGGAAATAGCTTACGTAGAGCTCACAGCCAGTAATACAGATTTGCGTTACGGCAGTCACAAATATTAAACAAGGTCGCTTCCAGAGGGTGATTTTGTATACTTCAACAGTGCCAAAAAAGAACTGAGCTCAACTATACAGAGGAACAGAATGGAAGTCCCAGTTGCGAATATAAATCTTGGAAAGATCACAACATCATGGTATGACAATGCTGAAGTGTAAGCTTCCAAACACAGCTGACAACTTGAGAGAACAATGAGAACCAGCATACTGCACTTTATGATCACCACCTGGGGTTCTATTTCGATGGCATACATGGATCCATATGAATTGGTGGTCCCAAACACCCTAGACGAAAACTTGGGCAAGTATACAGATTGCACAGACCACAAAAATACTAAATGACAtgagccaaaaaaataaaaacagggCATGAATCTGTCAATTTAGAAAATCTCTTGAAGATCATACACTTCTTTTTCATTCTTGCATATCTGCTCCGTGTGATTTGGTAATTGGACTGCATTATGGTGAAGTCCAGAGAATCAGAAGTAACACACCGAAAAGTACCCAGGAATTAAGTGTCGATATCATCTTCAAGGAATAAGGCACAAGAAGGCATCAAGAGAATGTTATACCAATGTAGAATACATCAACATCTAAAAGTAAGCAAATCCAGTATAAAAATGATGACTTATGgcctatttttctaattttcaaaACAATCAATTTCACAGTTAGTAGACTATCATCGCCATAAAACCTTAAATTCTgccaggaaaaaaaatatattaacttGAACTAAATCAAGTCCAAATCCAGCATCAAATAACAAATAGCACATAGCTAAGTCAATGCCCAGAGGTATGAAATTATCGAAAAACATTAGGGTTGCCTTCAAAACTGTGGGCAAGTTGGAGAAATCTCTTAAGTTGCCTTGAAAAGGGCATCAGTGATGTTCTAAGTTTCCGTCACATGACAGCTCTAGCTTCTAGAGTAGAGTAGGTATTCATCTCCTTCACCAAACATTTTCTCCTGCCCCGTGCCCACATACAGAATTCATATTGATACAGGATCCATTCACTCTAATATTGTGCCACAAAGTCAGGAAGTAGACATTAATAATTTAATATTCATCCATGCCATTTTATTTCACAAAACATGCACTCAATCCTAACCTGAAGAGAAATCTTGGAGCAAACTTAATAGCCTATCTGCTATTTTTCATTCACATTGATTAGGATAGTATAGCCTCTCAGGCTAACCCAAACTCTCAGACAGTCAAAGTATCAATGAATTTTCCATATAACTTGATTAGGATAGTATAGTAGTTACATTTTTTGTGAAACTGGATGGACTTGGGACATCTATAACCGTAGAGGTGAAATTAGTTATACTATGGTAACAAGGTGGAGTTCATTATGATTTACAGAAAATTGCTCGCTGCATTTCTTTTCTGAAAAAAGGGACCAAAAATCATTTATGATCACCCTAAAGCCAAAACTAACTCAATTTTAGTTGCTATTGCTACATATGCATCAATGTCTGTGGGTGCTTGTGAGAACCTGGTAAGTATTACCAAAATATGTATAGTTGTACATGGAATAAAGAGTAGGGATGAATCTAGCATTTAACAATTAATCACACAAAGCTCAGCAAAATGGGTTAGCCACCCTTGGTGTAGTAAGGATGTCAGGCAATGTTATTTGGAGATCAGTCCAGAGGTTGTTACAGCCTTGTAGGTCTCTCATACAATCTGCTATGAGCCTATGACTCAAAGCCCAATTGTTGTCTCAGAGTTGAAAGTTGAGATTCAGACATCACACCGAGCCACCTAAAGGGCTTAGCAAGTGGCAAGGTCAATTACTAGTCAGGTTATAAAAATAGCTTTACATTATTTGTGTGGTCAACATAATGCTCCAAGAATTGCTTTACCTTCTAACACAGTTACCACATAAGAAACTAACCAAACTAATCCAAACTTTTAACAAGCAACATTGTCCTCATCTCTTAGCAAATAAATAAGAAATCAAAGCTATTGCCTGAGATATTTCACATAGTAAGAATCAAAACATGTTAACAATTGTCCAGAATATAGAGCACAAATGAATTGGCAGCTTGAACACAGATCAATGAACCTTATACGACCTTGCAATAAATATGACAGAAATATGATTCCATGTTATAACTTAACAGGGAATCGCAACCAAACACCATATGCCAAACATTTCCCCAGAATATCCAACAACAGAATCATCCGGTGCAACAGGATATACAGCTACTCTCTCTGAATTTAGAATAGATACATCAGTATATAGTAACTAATGTATGTAAACTCTCTGACATTTAGACAACATAGGATccattttggaagaaaaaaggAAACCAATCAGAACGCGCAAAACCATCTCTGCAGCTACCTCTATGCTATCTTTCATCCAACCGAGTAACAACGTTGTAATTATAGCGACCGATTCCAAATCAAACCACACAACTCTATAAAACCATACGAGTAGAGCTTGCCGTTACCGCGCAGTCCATTCAGGCAGCCACGGCTCGCCCGGCCTTCCAGGTCTCGTACTCTGGATCGTCGGTGGGTAGCTCGAAGCGGCAGAGAGGGCACGAGTTGCGCACCTGGAGCCACGGCACGATGCACTCCTCGTGGTACAGGTGCGAGCAAGGCAGCCTCTTCACGCGCTGCCCGGCCGCAACCCCGTCCCTGCACACCGCGCACTCCTCCCCCTCACCTTCTTCACCAGCGCCGACAACAGAAGAAGGGAGCGCCTCGACGGCGGATCTGGCCGCCCGCGGCTTGTTCTTCAGGAATAGACCCTCCCCGCCGGCGACGAGCACCTCGTACGCCTCCCGATCGGAGGTGTACACGAAcccctcctcggcgtcggccgcggtggccggcggcggcacGTCTCCGAGCACCTCCCACTCGGGCTCCGTTGGCTCCCCGCCGGGACCGGACGCGGACGCGACCTCCTCCCACTCGAACTCGTCCGCCGCGGTGGAGGCCACGAACGGCAGATCTGGCTCGGCGTCCTCCAGCTCGAGGCAGTCCCAGCAGATGGAGGTAAGATCTCCGTCGTCGTCCGCGTCCTCGGTGAACCCGAGGTGCTCGATCACGGGCGTGAAGAGGGCATCGCCGAAGAGGGTGACATCCACGGAGTGGAACAGGCTACGGACGCGGTCGGCCGCAGTGGCCGCCACCGAAGCCGAAGCCGAagcggaggaggccgagggatccgggcggaagacggGGACGAAGGAGTCGTCGGAGAAATaggacgcggaggaggaggaggcctctAGGGTTCGGCGGATCTCGTCCGCGGCGAATCGCgggagaagagatgaggaagtCATGGATGAGATGCGAGAGGGGACGAAAAGAATCGCGCCCTGGGGAGCGTTTCGGGAGCCCCTTGCTATTATAGAGGCAGTTTGGCACAAGCCTAATAATCGATTCGTTGCCACAGGTTCTCACATCTTAGACAGATGTGGTTGACTGATGGTGGCTAACGTTTGGTTTGCTGTTTGATATTTGACGTGTTAAACTTTTAATTTATTAGGATTTAATTAGTGATTTGATTTCTTGCCAACTTATATTATAGTTATAGTAGACGATTTATTCTTCATAAAAACTATGCCACGCACTTATGGTAAGAAAGTGTATTAATCTTTGTACGCCAATCAAACACGCTCTAAAATTTTATGGAGCTACAACCGTCAGTACAATGATCTCCTATTTGGCAGAGTTTCGATTTTCAGATTCACCTTAGATCTGATGTTGATAGATGAgtataaagtgatttaaatatatatttttagtctaGAATGTAAATAAGATGATTCACATAAACACTCACAATGTATACTCAGCTCTAGCTTcacaaatttctaaatttacaGATATCTTGCTTCAAGAATTGTTGAAGCTAGAGCTCTGTCAAACATACCTTAAATATGTTTGAGTGAGtcgtattatttttattttagattaacATTTTATTTAGCAGAGCTCAAACTTCTAACTCCACTCCAAATTTTAAGATTAtaagctaaaaaaataaagtagtttaagttttttatttttagtgtaAAATAAGAAGAAGATGGCTTACCTAAATATCCTAAATGTATTGACAACTATAGCTATACGAATTAATGAAGGTAGAAATActtattctaatttttttagctatagCTATGActcttaaaaatatatatttaaaccaATTTACTTTAGTATAAAAACTTCACATCTGAGATGGAGTTGCCGCCATGATAAACGCCACCCAATTACGTGGGAATTGCATGCTTATCATTATTACAAGTAATAGTAGAGAGATAAAAGAAGTATAGAAAATGAAAAGtcttattattgatttataaggtgtttatatatttatatatgctaAATAGATATAATGAAATGACATATCTATTACGGAGATACTCCTTCTCATAGGCACAACTCTTAATACTTGATAGTGTAATTGATCATATGGTTAAACATCCAAAAGGTGTCTATTTACTAGAGGTGTTTATTTGCAACACTCCTTAATCAATTTGGTTATCCGTATATATCATGTAAAAGC
Protein-coding regions in this window:
- the LOC133895900 gene encoding uncharacterized protein LOC133895900, which codes for MTSSSLLPRFAADEIRRTLEASSSSASYFSDDSFVPVFRPDPSASSASASASVAATAADRVRSLFHSVDVTLFGDALFTPVIEHLGFTEDADDDGDLTSICWDCLELEDAEPDLPFVASTAADEFEWEEVASASGPGGEPTEPEWEVLGDVPPPATAADAEEGFVYTSDREAYEVLVAGGEGLFLKNKPRAARSAVEALPSSVVGAGEEGEGEECAVCRDGVAAGQRVKRLPCSHLYHEECIVPWLQVRNSCPLCRFELPTDDPEYETWKAGRAVAA